AAGTGCGAAAAGGAGCGTAGCTCTGACATCAAAAGGTTTTCCTATGGAGATGGCAGGGCTACCGCCCCTGTTATTACCCTTGTAGCACGTTTTTCTAAGAAGATGTCGGGGCTACCGCCCCTGTTGTTTTACATTCAAAGGGCGAAAAGGAGCGTAGCTCTGGCATCATCGTAGATTCGGGTACATCTAATGCAAGAAAGAGGAGCGTAGCTCTGACATCATCGTAGATTCGGGTACATCTAATGCAAGAAAGAGGAGCGTAGCTCTGACATCAAACAAAAATAACCTAATTCAAAATGCCAAACACATACACCCAATTATACATTCAATTTGTTTTTTCGGTCAAAGGGCGACAAAACCTCATTCAAGAATCCTTTCGAGACGAATTAGAAAAAGTAATATGTGGCATTATTAACCGGCATCATTGCAAACCATATGCTATTTATTGCAATCCCGATCATACGCACATTTTAGTTGGAATGCACCCCACTATTGCACCTTCAAAATTGATGGAGCAAGCAAAATCGGGGTCGTCAAAATGGCTCAATCAGCAAAAACACATCTTAGGACAGTTTTCATGGCAAGACGGTTATGGCGCATTCACCTATTCCAGATCACAAATTGATCAAGTCATGAAATACATTATGAGTCAGCCAGAACACCATAAAAAGCAATCTTTCAAAGAAGAATATCTGTTGCTCTTAGAAAAATTTGAAGTCCCATTCGAGGAGCGATACCTTTTTGAATGGTATGAAGAATAGGCAATACGGTGGCTTTAGCAAATCTGGAACCAAATACGAACACACCACACACACTCGGCGAAAGATGCGCCAAGCGGATTTTCTTTTGTATCAAGGTATATGGTCAGAGCATGAATGGCAGCAACATATGTTTCCTCTATTGGGATTTACCACGCATGCACATACTTTTGCGCTACGGAAATCCTTATTTTGCGAGGGTGAACATACCTCATAAAGAGCAGCATCGTGTTCTTCGCGGCGGTAGCTACTTCAATCATGCGATCCTTTGCCGCGCCACGCGCCGGAATCGCCTTTCGCCTGACTATCAGAACGTCGTTATTGGGTTTCGGCTTCTCTTTGCAGCTCATAACGCCGGAGTGCGACCATGACCAGATGTATGTTCTGCCTCTTAGGAGGTATGATGCTTTCAGGCGATACTCGGTTTCCCATACATGATGATCGCCTGTTTTGTTCATTCGCTATTGTTCATTCGCTATGCCAGTACCCAACGTTATCACGGTCATCACAGAACAATTCAACATCAGCCTAAAGC
The DNA window shown above is from Rhodothermia bacterium and carries:
- a CDS encoding SUMF1/EgtB/PvdO family nonheme iron enzyme: MALANLEPNTNTPHTLGERCAKRIFFCIKVYGQSMNGSNICFLYWDLPRMHILLRYGNPYFARVNIPHKEQHRVLRGGSYFNHAILCRATRRNRLSPDYQNVVIGFRLLFAAHNAGVRP
- the tnpA gene encoding IS200/IS605 family transposase; the protein is MPNTYTQLYIQFVFSVKGRQNLIQESFRDELEKVICGIINRHHCKPYAIYCNPDHTHILVGMHPTIAPSKLMEQAKSGSSKWLNQQKHILGQFSWQDGYGAFTYSRSQIDQVMKYIMSQPEHHKKQSFKEEYLLLLEKFEVPFEERYLFEWYEE